The Scylla paramamosain isolate STU-SP2022 chromosome 42, ASM3559412v1, whole genome shotgun sequence genome has a segment encoding these proteins:
- the LOC135093365 gene encoding monocarboxylate transporter 12-B-like isoform X1, which translates to MIEDAQQKSSQGSRTDTAEVMAVPDKGWGALVTFMAFVSYTLSVTCAFCFGSIFSGYLTEIQASSVKVSWIYNMYHVTACLGSVMVATIVEEFGWRKVVFATGFLSSLGIALSAFTTSVDFLFFSYSILAGWGQRILLFTSIHVAVSYFPNHQNLVNGIVSSGSGLALVLSAPFLAYLNEEYSFRGCALIFSGVSLNVCVAAMTFHPVEWHMDSPYLNFGIASVNDQAFPSGKTGKVCVVLWNIWKGAGNTLRLITSPHAVLLSIIVCFNIGIFVNVWTFIPFVMRFEGYTADESSFFMSVAAGCNLGGRLLSIVLGCCVEQKSHVIYILGTILSAGTLSAFGTEGNLCWKITNLSLCILGYGITFNLNTMIIIEIMGIDMLLPVTGLLGMFTTVWHLVMGPLIGVVIDAYGSYNVGLYFLAGLNIFSLLVWALIPIADAYCQRCPNHAHHQEHQYFSQQQQQQQQPQHQQHTLPLRENFSLLHRAEGHPAGYASVVH; encoded by the exons ATGATAGAGGATGCACAGCAGAAAAGCTCTCAAGGGTCGAGGACAGACACTGCGGAGGTGATGGCAGTCCCGGATAAAGGCTGGGGTGCTCTAGTCACCTTCATGGCATTTGTTTCATAT ACCTTAAGCGTCACATGTGCATTCTGCTTTGGAAGCATCTTCTCAGGATATCTGACTGAGATTCAAGCCTCGTCTGTAAAGGTTTCTTGGATCTACAACATGTATCATGTCACTGCCTGTCTTGGCAGCGTGATGGTAGCCACGATAGTGGAGGAGTTTGGCTGGAGGAAAGTTGTATTTGCCACAGGTTTCCTCAGTAGCCTGGGCATAGCACTATCAGCCTTCACCACTTCAGttgacttcctcttcttttcctactccaTTCTTGCAG GTTGGGGTCAGAGGATCCTGCTTTTTACTTCCATCCACGTTGCTGTGTCCTACTTCCCCAACCACCAAAATCTGGTGAATGGAATCGTCAGTTCTGGTTCAGGCCTTGCCTTGGTACTCTCTGCACCATTTCTTGCTTATCTGAATGAGGAGTATAGTTTTAGGGGTTGTGCCCTCATATTTTCAGGTGTTTCTTTAAACGTGTGTGTTGCTGCAATGACATTTCACCCTGTTGAATGGCACATGGACTCTCCTTACTTAAATTTTGGAATAGCCAGTGTTAATGATCAAGCATTTCCCTCTGGTAAGACAGGAAAAGTGTGTGTTGTTCTCTGGAACATATGGAAGGGGGCTGGCAACACCCTGCGTCTTATCACATCTCCCCATGCTGTTCTCCTAAGTATTATAGTGTGCTTTAACATTGGGATTTTTGTGAATGTATGGACTTTCATACCATTTGTAATGAGATTTGAAGGTTACACTGCTGATGAATCTTCATTTTTTATGTCTGTGGCAGCAGGGTGTAACTTGGGTGGCAGACTTCTGTCAATAGTCCTTGGTTGTTGTGTGGAGCAGAAAAGCCATGTTATATACATTTTGGGAACGATACTCTCAGCTGGAACACTTAGTG CATTTGGGACAGAAGGAAACTTGTGTTGGAAGATAACAAACTTGTCCCTGTGCATACTTGGTTATGGAATCACTTTTAATTTGAATACAATGATCATCATTGAAATAATGGGGAtagacatgctgcttccagtgACTGGATTGCTTGGCATGTTTACCACAGTGTGGCACCTTGTTATGGGGCCTCTCATAG GTGTAGTTATTGACGCGTATGGGAGCTACAACGTCGGGTTGTACTTTCTGGCAGGTCTTAACATCTTCAGTCTCTTGGTGTGGGCCTTGATTCCCATTGCTGATGCTTACTGCCAAAGGTGTCCCAATCATGCACATCACCAAGAACATCAGTATTtttcgcagcagcagcagcagcagcagcagccgcagcatCAACAACATACTCTACCCTTGAGGGaaaatttctctcttttacaccGTGCAGAAGGACACCCTGCTGGATATGCCTCTGTGGTGCATTAA
- the LOC135093365 gene encoding monocarboxylate transporter 12-like isoform X2, with the protein MYHVTACLGSVMVATIVEEFGWRKVVFATGFLSSLGIALSAFTTSVDFLFFSYSILAGWGQRILLFTSIHVAVSYFPNHQNLVNGIVSSGSGLALVLSAPFLAYLNEEYSFRGCALIFSGVSLNVCVAAMTFHPVEWHMDSPYLNFGIASVNDQAFPSGKTGKVCVVLWNIWKGAGNTLRLITSPHAVLLSIIVCFNIGIFVNVWTFIPFVMRFEGYTADESSFFMSVAAGCNLGGRLLSIVLGCCVEQKSHVIYILGTILSAGTLSAFGTEGNLCWKITNLSLCILGYGITFNLNTMIIIEIMGIDMLLPVTGLLGMFTTVWHLVMGPLIGVVIDAYGSYNVGLYFLAGLNIFSLLVWALIPIADAYCQRCPNHAHHQEHQYFSQQQQQQQQPQHQQHTLPLRENFSLLHRAEGHPAGYASVVH; encoded by the exons ATGTATCATGTCACTGCCTGTCTTGGCAGCGTGATGGTAGCCACGATAGTGGAGGAGTTTGGCTGGAGGAAAGTTGTATTTGCCACAGGTTTCCTCAGTAGCCTGGGCATAGCACTATCAGCCTTCACCACTTCAGttgacttcctcttcttttcctactccaTTCTTGCAG GTTGGGGTCAGAGGATCCTGCTTTTTACTTCCATCCACGTTGCTGTGTCCTACTTCCCCAACCACCAAAATCTGGTGAATGGAATCGTCAGTTCTGGTTCAGGCCTTGCCTTGGTACTCTCTGCACCATTTCTTGCTTATCTGAATGAGGAGTATAGTTTTAGGGGTTGTGCCCTCATATTTTCAGGTGTTTCTTTAAACGTGTGTGTTGCTGCAATGACATTTCACCCTGTTGAATGGCACATGGACTCTCCTTACTTAAATTTTGGAATAGCCAGTGTTAATGATCAAGCATTTCCCTCTGGTAAGACAGGAAAAGTGTGTGTTGTTCTCTGGAACATATGGAAGGGGGCTGGCAACACCCTGCGTCTTATCACATCTCCCCATGCTGTTCTCCTAAGTATTATAGTGTGCTTTAACATTGGGATTTTTGTGAATGTATGGACTTTCATACCATTTGTAATGAGATTTGAAGGTTACACTGCTGATGAATCTTCATTTTTTATGTCTGTGGCAGCAGGGTGTAACTTGGGTGGCAGACTTCTGTCAATAGTCCTTGGTTGTTGTGTGGAGCAGAAAAGCCATGTTATATACATTTTGGGAACGATACTCTCAGCTGGAACACTTAGTG CATTTGGGACAGAAGGAAACTTGTGTTGGAAGATAACAAACTTGTCCCTGTGCATACTTGGTTATGGAATCACTTTTAATTTGAATACAATGATCATCATTGAAATAATGGGGAtagacatgctgcttccagtgACTGGATTGCTTGGCATGTTTACCACAGTGTGGCACCTTGTTATGGGGCCTCTCATAG GTGTAGTTATTGACGCGTATGGGAGCTACAACGTCGGGTTGTACTTTCTGGCAGGTCTTAACATCTTCAGTCTCTTGGTGTGGGCCTTGATTCCCATTGCTGATGCTTACTGCCAAAGGTGTCCCAATCATGCACATCACCAAGAACATCAGTATTtttcgcagcagcagcagcagcagcagcagccgcagcatCAACAACATACTCTACCCTTGAGGGaaaatttctctcttttacaccGTGCAGAAGGACACCCTGCTGGATATGCCTCTGTGGTGCATTAA
- the LOC135093365 gene encoding monocarboxylate transporter 12-B-like isoform X3, giving the protein MIEDAQQKSSQGSRTDTAEVMAVPDKGWGALVTFMAFVSYTLSVTCAFCFGSIFSGYLTEIQASSVKVSWIYNMYHVTACLGSVMVATIVEEFGWRKVVFATGFLSSLGIALSAFTTSVDFLFFSYSILAGWGQRILLFTSIHVAVSYFPNHQNLQGVTWVADFCQ; this is encoded by the exons ATGATAGAGGATGCACAGCAGAAAAGCTCTCAAGGGTCGAGGACAGACACTGCGGAGGTGATGGCAGTCCCGGATAAAGGCTGGGGTGCTCTAGTCACCTTCATGGCATTTGTTTCATAT ACCTTAAGCGTCACATGTGCATTCTGCTTTGGAAGCATCTTCTCAGGATATCTGACTGAGATTCAAGCCTCGTCTGTAAAGGTTTCTTGGATCTACAACATGTATCATGTCACTGCCTGTCTTGGCAGCGTGATGGTAGCCACGATAGTGGAGGAGTTTGGCTGGAGGAAAGTTGTATTTGCCACAGGTTTCCTCAGTAGCCTGGGCATAGCACTATCAGCCTTCACCACTTCAGttgacttcctcttcttttcctactccaTTCTTGCAG GTTGGGGTCAGAGGATCCTGCTTTTTACTTCCATCCACGTTGCTGTGTCCTACTTCCCCAACCACCAAAATCTG CAGGGTGTAACTTGGGTGGCAGACTTCTGTCAATAG